The genomic interval TAAAGCAGTTAAACCTTGACCATTTGGAGGACACTGTATGATACATCCATTAGCATAGATAGATATCGTCGAAGTGATGTGGCGTACCTCCCATAATGACACACCTTGATCACCAGCATCCCCAACTTTGAAATCATATTTTATCGGTTGAATAACTTCAGCATCACATTCAGCTAGATCTTCTAATGTCATAACTCCGCCACCTGCTTGGATAAGATCAACAATAGCTAATCGAAAAACACgtaacaatatcaatatttgcCTGCCATTTAGGACCTTGATTCTTGATACGGGAGAAACTATCCGAGTTGCTTACCTTGAGCTATTCGACCTTTATAAAATCCTTCTCTACCATGTTCAGCCATAGCTTCCAGTGTATCTGCTAGTTGCGAATGAACCATGACATGTGATGGCAAGGGAGGGTTCTGAGCGAGGTGTGAGTTAGCTGGGTTATCATGAGAAGTGCCCTCAAGTGCACTAGCAGAACTCACTCCATCAGGCATCATCATTCTGGTTCGGTACAAGTAAGCTTCATATACTGGGATGCGATAGTGATAAGTAAGCTTACTCTTTCCAATTAGGCGAAGCGTTCTTTATAAGCTGTTCAGACTTTTGCCACTACATATGGGAGGTTTATCAGCTGAGCTCGCTAAGATACCTCATGGAGCAGGGCTTACAGCATTACTGTTCAATTCATGTTCAGGTACACCTTCTCTAGCCAACCTAATCGCTGGATCTAAAATCTCTCTCATagttaaattacctgaaccaaatTCCGACACTGTTTTTATCCATCCTGCAGCCGCACATGGTACAGTCACCGAATTCAAATTTGTCAAGGGTATCTATGATTTAATCAGTTAGATCGTTCACGCTTCATCGTAAATCCGATGCCAGATGTATGTACAGTCGAATCAGAAGGTGGAAAGTTTTGGGATTGGCTTACACTATCACCTGTGATACCTTGACTTCGTAAATATTCTAAAGTcaaagctttaggtgatttaccagaaccatttatacctttgACAGTCTTCGATTTGGCGTCGTAGAAAAGACAGAAAACGTCTAAGCATACCGACGAACATTAGTCATGCTGCTTTGCTGAAAAGACACGAACGAGAGAACTCGACTCACCACCACCGATACCtgtaaaaaagaaaaatccAATATCAGCGCAAATCGTGTTGCCAACCATCCTCTGCTTATACCACGACACATCATGACAACTTTAAGAAGCAAGACTGACCAGTACAAGAAGGCTCAGTGACGTTTAACGCAGCAGCAGTGGCTACAGCAGCATCGGCTAAAAGAAGGAACCaagatatcagcttgtttcACTGTTAAAGGTAGTAGCCAATATGTAAATCAGCTGACCTGCATTTCCACCTTTATTTAGAATCTCCAGCCCAGCTTGAGCGGCTATGCAGTTGCATCAATCAGCGGAATCTGATGAGATACTACAAAACATGCACAGTTGTTAACACACCTAATGGCTGAGAAGTAGCTACAGCTCCTTTAGTCGAAAAGATAGTTGATCTCCTCGAAGGGAAATGTGCGAATTGAGGTTCATGAGAAGGGTGTAATTTCGAGAAATCTAATGGAGCCATTCTTGCTTGTTGCGTCGCCTGGTGatgcttctttacctgcaaCTGGCTATAAGATTACAGAAAAGCGAGTCACTTATGGAAATCAGCATCACTCTCTGAGTGTTATGATAGACATAAAGCGGTATTCCTTGGTATCCCCACTCAACAAATTTAGCCGATATGGACAGCTAAAGATAGGACAATTGACGATAATCACGACTTGATAAATCCCATAAACACACTTAGCGGACCGGTCTTATCCgataatggtgatgtaaGACACATCCCATTTAAGTGGAGGGCAGGACAAGGTACGCGCGTGTTTCAAGAAACGTTGCCATCGGCGTTTATTTTGCGCTTTCGGACATAACAGCCGTGGGTTAGGGTGCCACTTCTTACTCTTGTTCACGTAATACCGCTTTCACCTATGGTTGCATATAGCTCCCACCATACAGGATGCCACAGATCGTATGATGAGATGAGAACGATAGAATGCTTAGTGTGAGAACCCTTAGTGCTCTGTCTGGTTTGCTCCCTACTCCTGTCATCCTTGCTACCGTTTGATGCTTGCGTTGCTTGCTTGCCTGCTTGCTGCTCTCGCTTCGTCGTTGGTGCTTTGGTTGTTGGTGTATTTCGATAAAATACTTGAAGATTGATTTTCACATCGAAAataggttcttcttcttcatccttcaaAATCAGTCAACATGGGTTGTAAGTATTTGGTcattattagaaagagaGATCAAGGGGATAATGCTGATCACATCGACACGATATTTTGCtattttctaaatcaatttcgaCCATCTCATTGCCATCAACCATAATCACAATAAACACCATGATCAAATTATATTGAATCACTTCCTTGACATTACCAACAATAAACAGCCAACAAGCCTCGAGGTTTACAAGCCGCCCGAAAACTCAGAACTTCCAGAAGGGAGAACAGATGGGCCGATAAAAACTATAAAAAGAGAGCTCTTGGTAAATTCTACAAAACCTCTCCAACTGGTGGTTCTTCTCACGCCAAAGGTATCGTTTtagaaaaggtgagttttggtGGATATGGTTATGGAATTTGCAAGGATTTTTAAGAGAggaaagattagatagaatCATTGAAGAGGATATATGGAATATCCAAGACTACGGACGAAAGAAATCTAGTATCAAGGGTACATCAGTAGTATACCCCCGGAATTAACAATCAAGATGTAGACGTTCTCGCGTGGGAATTGAACGTCGATTTTGGAGATAGGATAACACCATAAtgctggtgaagatgaaattgagaCAAGAATCGCATCATGATATGGATGTGGGAATTGGGATATAGTTGTTGTGAGA from Kwoniella dendrophila CBS 6074 chromosome 9, complete sequence carries:
- a CDS encoding gamma-glutamyltransferase, whose product is MAPLDFSKLHPSHEPQFAHFPSRRSTIFSTKGAVATSQPLAAQAGLEILNKGGNAADAAVATAAALNVTEPSCTGIGGDVFCLFYDAKSKTVKGINGSGKSPKALTLEYLRSQGITGDSIPLTNLNSVTVPCAAAGWIKTVSEFGSGNLTMREILDPAIRLAREGVPEHELNSNAWQKSEQLIKNASPNWKEMMMPDGNPPLPSHVMVHSQLADTLEAMAEHGREGFYKGRIAQAIVDLIQAGGGVMTLEDLAECDAEVIQPIKYDFKVGDAGDQGVSLWECPPNGQGLTALVALGIIEAVETQHGIDVLELPHISTLYLHISIEALRLAFAARYYVTDPDVVRVPVEELLSKEYLNKRAALINLESSTKVAHGDPINSSDTVYLATADKEGNSCSFIASNYAGFGTGAIPKGTGFTLQNRGSGFTLQKGHPNNVAGGKRPYHTIIPAMVTQNDELLMSFGVMGGFMQPQGHVQVLLNKLRGFSVQSSLDSPRFCISAGLPDSVKQNIVGDNIGNSEIWFEEGISLETIEELKKLGHKCELATGYNRSTLGKGQIIQRVIDPYGRRVWAAGSDLRGDGCAVGQI